The proteins below come from a single Pseudomonas sp. HR96 genomic window:
- a CDS encoding addiction module antidote protein, which yields MTEQIFDYDPAQALDGPEAIAVFLSDALDTGDAAYIAKAMGVVARARGMTELAKETGLAREQLYKSFSEQGNPTLKTMLVVMRALGVDLTARPHAQ from the coding sequence ATGACCGAACAGATTTTTGACTATGATCCAGCCCAGGCACTGGATGGCCCCGAGGCTATCGCAGTGTTTCTCTCAGATGCACTCGATACCGGCGATGCTGCGTATATCGCCAAAGCTATGGGCGTGGTTGCGCGTGCCAGAGGAATGACCGAGCTGGCCAAGGAAACGGGTCTCGCCCGTGAGCAGCTTTACAAGTCATTCAGCGAACAGGGAAATCCAACGCTGAAAACAATGCTTGTTGTGATGCGTGCGCTTGGCGTTGATTTGACCGCTCGCCCTCACGCCCAGTAG
- a CDS encoding recombinase family protein — translation MLIGYARVSKADGSQSLDLQHDALRAAGVERDNIYDDLASGGRDDRPGLTACLKSLRDGDVLVVWKLDRLGRSLAHLVNTVKELSDRKIGLRVLTGKGAQIDTTTASGRMVFGIFATLAEFERDLIRERTMAGLASARARGRKGGRKFALTKAQVRLAQAAMAQRDTSVSDLCKELGIERVTLYRYVGPKGELRDHGKHVLGLT, via the coding sequence ATGCTGATCGGATATGCCCGCGTCTCCAAAGCCGATGGCTCGCAGTCTCTCGACCTGCAGCACGACGCCTTGCGCGCCGCAGGTGTCGAACGGGACAATATCTATGATGATCTTGCTTCCGGCGGTCGTGATGATCGCCCTGGCTTGACTGCCTGCCTCAAGTCATTGCGTGACGGCGATGTGCTGGTGGTCTGGAAGCTCGATCGCCTCGGACGATCGCTTGCCCATCTGGTCAACACGGTGAAGGAGCTGTCAGACCGCAAGATCGGCCTGCGGGTTCTGACTGGAAAGGGCGCTCAGATCGACACCACGACTGCGTCCGGTCGCATGGTGTTCGGAATCTTCGCCACCTTGGCCGAGTTCGAGCGGGATCTGATCCGAGAGCGCACCATGGCGGGTCTCGCCTCCGCGAGAGCGCGCGGTCGCAAGGGCGGACGAAAATTCGCGCTCACCAAAGCTCAGGTGCGTCTCGCGCAAGCCGCCATGGCCCAGCGCGATACTTCAGTTTCCGATCTCTGCAAGGAACTCGGCATCGAGCGCGTCACTCTCTACCGATATGTCGGTCCCAAAGGCGAGCTCAGAGACCATGGAAAGCATGTTCTCGGACTTACGTAG
- a CDS encoding aminoglycoside O-phosphotransferase APH(6)-Id — MFMPPVFPAHWHVSQPVLIADTFSSLVWKVSLPDGTPAIVKGLKPIEDIADELRGADYLVWRNGRGAVRLLGRENNLMLLEYAGERMLSHIVAEHGDYQATEIAAELMAKLYAASEEPLPSALLPIRDRFAALFQRARDDQNAGCQTDYVHAAIIADQMMSNASELRGLHGDLHHENIMFSSRGWLVIDPVGLVGEVGFGAANMFYDPADRDDLCLDPRRIAQMADAFSRALDVDPRRLLDQAYAYGCLSAAWNADGEEEQRDLAIAAAIKQVRQTSY, encoded by the coding sequence ATGTTCATGCCGCCTGTTTTTCCTGCTCATTGGCACGTTTCGCAACCTGTTCTCATTGCGGACACCTTTTCCAGCCTCGTTTGGAAAGTTTCATTGCCAGACGGGACTCCTGCAATCGTCAAGGGATTGAAACCTATAGAAGACATTGCTGATGAACTGCGCGGGGCCGACTATCTGGTATGGCGCAATGGGAGGGGAGCAGTCCGGTTGCTCGGTCGTGAGAACAATCTGATGTTGCTCGAATATGCCGGGGAGCGAATGCTCTCTCACATCGTTGCCGAGCACGGCGACTACCAGGCGACCGAAATTGCAGCGGAACTAATGGCGAAGCTGTATGCCGCATCTGAGGAACCCCTGCCTTCTGCCCTTCTCCCGATCCGGGATCGCTTTGCAGCTTTGTTTCAGCGGGCGCGCGATGATCAAAACGCAGGTTGTCAAACTGACTACGTCCACGCGGCGATTATAGCCGATCAAATGATGAGCAATGCCTCGGAACTGCGTGGGCTACATGGCGATCTGCATCATGAAAACATCATGTTCTCCAGTCGCGGCTGGCTGGTGATAGATCCCGTCGGTCTGGTCGGTGAAGTGGGCTTTGGCGCCGCCAATATGTTCTACGATCCGGCTGACAGAGACGACCTTTGTCTCGATCCCAGACGCATTGCACAGATGGCGGACGCATTCTCTCGTGCGCTGGACGTCGATCCGCGTCGCCTGCTCGACCAGGCGTACGCTTATGGGTGCCTTTCCGCAGCTTGGAACGCGGATGGAGAAGAGGAGCAACGCGATCTAGCTATCGCGGCCGCGATCAAGCAGGTGCGACAGACGTCATACTAG
- a CDS encoding Tn3 family transposase, whose amino-acid sequence MPRRVTLTDRQKDALLRLPTSQTDLLKHYTLSDEDLGHIRLRRRVHNRFGFALQLCVLHYPGRVLAPGELIPAEVIEFIGAQLGLGADDLVDYAAREETRHEHLAELRGLYGFRTFSGRGASELKEWLFREAEMAVSNEDIARRFVAECRRTRTVLPATSTIERLCAAALVDAERRIETRIASRLPMPIREQLLALLEETADDRVTRFVWLRQFEPGSNSSSANRLLDRLEYLQRVDLPEDLLAGVPAHRVTRLRRQGERYYADGMRDLPEDRRLAILAVCVSEWQAMLADAVVETHDRIVGRLYRASERICHAKVADEAGVVRDTLKSFAEIGGALVDAQDDGQPLGDVIASGSGWDGLKTLVAMATRLTATMADDPLNHVLDGYHRFRRYAPRMLRLLDLRAAPVALPLLEAVTALRTGLNDAAMTSFLRPSSKWHRHLRAQRAGDARLWEIAVLFHLRDAFRSGDVWLTRSRRYGDLKHALVPAQAIAEGGRLAVPLRPEEWLADRQARLDMRLRELGRAARAGTIPGGSIENGVLHIEKLEAAAPTGAEDLVLDLYKQIPPTRITDLLLEVDAATGFTEAFTHLRTGAPCADRIGLMNVILAEGINLGLRKMADATNTHTFWELIRIGRWHVEGEAYDRALAMVVEAQAALPMARFWGMGTSASSDGQFFVATEQGEAMNLVNAKYGNTPGLKAYSHVSDQYAPFATQVIPATASEAPYILDGLLMNDAGRHIREQFTDTGGFTDHVFAACAILGYRFAPRIRDLPSKRLYAFNPSAAPAHLRALIGGKVNQAMIERNWPDILRIATTIAAGTVAPSQILRKLASYPRQNELATALREVGRVERTLFMIDWILDAELQRRAQIGLNKGEAHHALKRAISFHRRGEIRDRSAEGQHYRIAGMNLLAAIIIFWNTMKLGEVVANQKRDGKLLSPDLLAHVSPLGWEHINLTGEYRWPKP is encoded by the coding sequence ATGCCGCGTCGCGTCACTCTAACCGATCGGCAGAAAGACGCGCTGTTGCGCTTGCCGACTTCACAGACGGATTTGCTCAAGCACTATACGCTGAGTGATGAAGACCTTGGGCATATCAGGCTGCGTCGGCGCGTTCACAACAGGTTCGGCTTCGCCCTGCAATTGTGTGTCCTGCACTATCCCGGCCGGGTGCTGGCTCCAGGCGAACTGATCCCTGCAGAGGTCATCGAATTTATCGGAGCGCAGCTTGGCCTGGGTGCCGACGATCTCGTAGACTATGCTGCCCGCGAGGAAACACGGCACGAGCATCTTGCCGAGTTACGGGGGCTCTACGGCTTCCGCACCTTCTCCGGGCGTGGTGCGAGCGAGCTGAAGGAATGGTTGTTCCGAGAAGCGGAGATGGCGGTGTCGAACGAGGATATCGCCCGTCGCTTCGTAGCCGAGTGCCGACGCACCCGCACTGTCCTTCCCGCGACATCCACGATCGAGCGGCTTTGTGCCGCGGCTCTCGTCGATGCCGAGCGACGCATCGAGACGAGGATCGCCAGTCGGCTGCCTATGCCGATCCGAGAACAGTTGCTGGCATTGCTCGAGGAGACGGCTGATGATCGGGTGACCCGTTTTGTGTGGCTGCGCCAGTTCGAGCCTGGCTCGAACTCTTCGTCGGCCAACCGGCTGCTCGACCGGCTCGAATATCTGCAACGCGTCGATCTCCCCGAGGATCTGCTTGCCGGCGTTCCTGCCCATCGGGTGACTCGTCTGCGCAGGCAGGGTGAACGGTATTATGCCGACGGCATGCGCGATCTCCCGGAGGACAGGCGGCTTGCGATCTTGGCTGTTTGCGTCTCGGAATGGCAGGCGATGTTGGCCGACGCAGTGGTCGAAACCCACGACCGGATCGTCGGCCGTCTCTACCGTGCTTCGGAGCGTATTTGCCATGCAAAGGTCGCAGACGAAGCGGGGGTGGTGCGTGACACCCTGAAATCCTTCGCCGAGATCGGGGGCGCCCTGGTCGATGCACAGGATGATGGCCAGCCGCTGGGCGATGTCATCGCGAGTGGGTCAGGGTGGGACGGCTTAAAAACCCTTGTTGCAATGGCAACCAGGCTGACCGCCACCATGGCCGACGATCCGCTCAATCATGTGCTCGACGGTTATCACCGCTTCCGCCGATACGCTCCACGCATGTTGCGCCTGCTCGATCTGCGAGCTGCGCCCGTTGCACTGCCGCTTCTGGAAGCTGTGACGGCCCTTCGTACCGGTTTGAACGATGCCGCGATGACCAGCTTCTTGCGGCCCAGCTCGAAATGGCATCGCCACCTTCGGGCCCAGAGGGCTGGCGACGCTCGCCTATGGGAGATCGCGGTGCTGTTCCATCTGCGCGATGCGTTCCGCTCCGGAGATGTCTGGCTTACTAGGTCCCGGCGCTATGGCGATCTGAAACACGCACTCGTTCCGGCACAAGCCATCGCGGAAGGCGGTCGTCTCGCTGTGCCATTGCGGCCGGAGGAATGGCTGGCAGACCGGCAAGCTCGCCTCGACATGCGGTTGCGCGAGCTTGGCCGTGCCGCTCGCGCAGGCACGATCCCGGGCGGGTCGATTGAGAACGGCGTTCTGCATATCGAGAAACTCGAAGCCGCCGCGCCGACAGGCGCCGAAGATCTGGTGCTCGATCTCTACAAGCAGATCCCGCCCACGCGCATCACCGATCTCCTGCTGGAGGTGGATGCGGCGACCGGCTTCACCGAAGCGTTCACCCATCTGCGCACAGGAGCACCCTGCGCTGACCGGATCGGGCTAATGAACGTTATCTTGGCGGAAGGGATCAACCTCGGCTTGCGCAAAATGGCGGATGCGACAAACACCCACACCTTCTGGGAATTGATCCGCATTGGACGGTGGCATGTCGAGGGCGAAGCCTATGACCGGGCGCTGGCCATGGTGGTCGAGGCACAGGCAGCGTTACCCATGGCCCGGTTCTGGGGCATGGGCACGTCGGCTTCGAGCGACGGACAGTTCTTCGTCGCTACAGAGCAAGGTGAGGCCATGAACCTGGTCAACGCGAAATATGGCAATACCCCGGGCCTGAAAGCTTATAGCCACGTCTCCGACCAATATGCGCCGTTCGCAACCCAGGTAATTCCTGCAACGGCAAGCGAAGCGCCTTACATCCTCGATGGCCTGCTGATGAACGATGCTGGACGCCATATCCGCGAGCAGTTCACCGACACGGGCGGCTTCACCGATCACGTCTTTGCCGCATGTGCCATTCTCGGCTACCGGTTCGCTCCGCGCATCCGCGACCTGCCATCCAAACGGCTCTACGCGTTCAATCCGTCGGCCGCCCCGGCGCACCTGCGAGCGTTGATCGGCGGAAAGGTCAACCAAGCCATGATCGAGCGCAATTGGCCCGACATCCTGCGCATCGCCACCACCATTGCTGCCGGGACCGTCGCGCCAAGCCAGATTCTGCGGAAACTCGCCTCCTATCCGCGGCAGAACGAGCTCGCGACAGCCCTGCGGGAAGTCGGTCGCGTCGAGCGCACCCTGTTCATGATCGACTGGATTCTGGATGCCGAACTCCAACGGCGTGCCCAGATCGGGCTCAACAAAGGCGAAGCTCATCATGCGCTGAAGCGGGCAATCAGCTTCCACCGCCGCGGTGAAATCCGCGACCGTTCCGCCGAAGGCCAGCATTACCGCATCGCCGGCATGAATCTGCTCGCCGCCATCATCATCTTCTGGAACACCATGAAGCTCGGCGAGGTCGTTGCAAACCAGAAACGCGATGGAAAGCTGCTATCGCCCGATCTCTTGGCCCATGTTTCGCCGCTCGGATGGGAACACATCAATCTCACCGGAGAATATCGCTGGCCAAAGCCTTAG
- a CDS encoding SprT-like domain-containing protein, giving the protein MNNPSDEMYDEISGAYAFFNDRLFAGQLPGCLFTLQRKSHTFGYYSPSRFLRRNGNGKSDELALNPAYFAHRRIEQTLSTLVHEQVHQWQAYFGKPSRSGYHNAEWANKMEAVGLMPSNTGEPGGARHGQQMTHYIIEGGPFDVACKELLASGGMLSWIDIVAKRVPMSPALLYGPGGEPSEPEPVDPTIDIEALTSAGLLQPATPKDDPKNKRKYLCPNCKLQVWGKPGLSGLIGCMACELAMIDAKEFVEVEAEPEPEAE; this is encoded by the coding sequence ATGAACAACCCAAGCGATGAAATGTACGATGAGATTTCCGGGGCTTATGCGTTCTTCAACGACCGGCTCTTTGCCGGGCAACTGCCCGGCTGCTTGTTCACGTTGCAGCGCAAAAGTCACACATTCGGCTACTACTCCCCCTCCCGCTTTCTGCGCAGGAACGGCAATGGCAAGAGTGATGAGCTGGCACTGAACCCGGCTTACTTCGCGCACCGCCGGATCGAGCAAACGCTATCTACCCTGGTGCATGAGCAAGTCCACCAGTGGCAGGCGTATTTCGGCAAGCCTTCGCGCAGCGGGTATCACAACGCTGAATGGGCCAACAAGATGGAAGCGGTCGGCCTGATGCCGAGCAATACCGGCGAGCCGGGTGGAGCCCGGCACGGCCAGCAGATGACCCACTACATCATCGAGGGCGGGCCGTTCGATGTGGCCTGCAAGGAATTGCTGGCCTCGGGTGGCATGTTGTCGTGGATCGACATTGTGGCCAAGCGTGTTCCGATGTCGCCTGCGTTGCTTTACGGGCCGGGCGGTGAGCCCAGCGAGCCGGAGCCGGTAGACCCGACTATCGACATCGAGGCGCTGACCTCTGCCGGACTGCTCCAGCCCGCAACGCCCAAGGATGACCCGAAGAACAAACGCAAGTACCTGTGCCCCAACTGCAAATTACAGGTGTGGGGAAAGCCCGGGCTTTCCGGGCTTATAGGCTGCATGGCTTGCGAGCTGGCCATGATCGACGCGAAAGAGTTCGTCGAGGTCGAGGCGGAGCCCGAGCCGGAGGCTGAATAG
- a CDS encoding type II toxin-antitoxin system RelE/ParE family toxin, protein MIEIKQTATFQAWERKLKDSRAKAAIAARIFRLANGLPGDVSPVGSGVSELRIHYGPGYRVYFQQRGTEIVILLCGGDKNSQAKDIEAAKRLASEWRPQ, encoded by the coding sequence ATGATTGAAATCAAACAGACCGCAACCTTTCAGGCTTGGGAACGCAAGCTGAAAGACAGCCGCGCTAAGGCTGCAATCGCCGCCCGGATCTTTCGTCTGGCCAATGGACTGCCCGGCGACGTGTCGCCGGTTGGCTCCGGCGTTAGCGAGCTGCGAATTCATTACGGGCCAGGTTATCGGGTTTACTTCCAGCAGCGCGGGACAGAAATTGTCATTCTGCTTTGCGGTGGCGACAAGAACAGCCAGGCCAAAGACATCGAAGCGGCAAAACGATTGGCTAGCGAGTGGAGGCCACAATGA
- the aph(3'')-Ib gene encoding aminoglycoside O-phosphotransferase APH(3'')-Ib, which produces MNRTNIFFGESHSDWLPVRGGESGDFVFRRGDGHAFAKIAPASRRGELAGERDRLIWLKGRGVACPEVINWQEEQEGACLVITAIPGVPAADLSGADLLKAWPSMGQQLGAVHSLSVDQCPFERRLSRMFGRAVDVVSRNAVNPDFLPDEDKSTPQLDLLARVERELPVRLDQERTDMVVCHGDPCMPNFMVDPKTLRCTGLIDLGRLGTADRYADLALMIANAEENWAAPDEAERAFAVLFNVLGIEAPDRERLAFYLRLDPLTWG; this is translated from the coding sequence TTGAATCGAACTAATATTTTTTTTGGTGAATCGCATTCTGACTGGTTGCCTGTCAGAGGCGGAGAATCTGGTGATTTTGTTTTTCGACGTGGTGACGGGCATGCCTTCGCGAAAATCGCACCTGCTTCCCGCCGCGGTGAGCTCGCTGGAGAGCGTGACCGCCTCATTTGGCTCAAAGGTCGAGGTGTGGCTTGCCCCGAGGTGATCAACTGGCAGGAGGAACAGGAGGGTGCATGCTTGGTGATAACGGCAATTCCGGGAGTACCGGCGGCTGATCTGTCTGGAGCGGATTTGCTCAAAGCGTGGCCGTCAATGGGGCAGCAACTTGGCGCTGTTCACAGCCTATCGGTTGATCAATGTCCGTTTGAGCGCAGGCTGTCGCGAATGTTCGGACGCGCCGTTGATGTGGTGTCCCGCAATGCCGTCAATCCCGACTTCTTACCGGACGAGGACAAGAGTACGCCGCAGCTCGATCTTTTGGCTCGTGTCGAACGAGAGCTACCGGTGCGGCTCGACCAAGAGCGCACCGATATGGTTGTTTGCCATGGTGATCCCTGCATGCCGAACTTCATGGTGGACCCTAAAACTCTTCGATGCACGGGTCTGATCGACCTTGGGCGGCTCGGAACAGCAGATCGCTATGCCGATTTGGCACTCATGATTGCTAACGCCGAAGAGAACTGGGCAGCGCCAGATGAAGCAGAGCGCGCCTTCGCTGTCCTATTCAATGTATTGGGGATCGAAGCCCCCGACCGCGAACGCCTTGCCTTCTATCTGCGATTGGACCCTCTGACTTGGGGTTGA